From the Acidobacteriota bacterium genome, one window contains:
- a CDS encoding YicC family protein yields the protein MIHSMTGYGRGQWQDGSWLCRVEVKSVNHRYLDIQSRLPSELSSLDGKIRKWIQKRIRRGRVDLSLKIERGDGPGFSLNRPLFEGYLDALKLLERDYSIGGNVEPGQLLRMPGMLARESAPISDEQLAVLEVGVASAVAQALSDLETMRSAEGQVLVAEIRRRLDAIQTEVRTIETQSEGLLELHRERLRTRMETILAEVDIDPARLLQEAAHQADRGDIREEVSRLISHGAQCRALLSGSREVGKKIDFMMQEMNREANTILSKNAGLADRRLDITNAAITIKTEVEKIREQIQNVE from the coding sequence ATGATCCATAGCATGACCGGATATGGTCGAGGACAGTGGCAGGATGGAAGTTGGCTCTGCCGTGTCGAGGTCAAGTCCGTCAACCACCGGTACCTCGACATCCAGAGCCGGCTCCCTTCGGAACTCTCAAGCCTGGATGGCAAGATCAGAAAGTGGATCCAGAAACGAATCAGGCGGGGACGCGTTGACCTGTCCCTGAAAATCGAAAGAGGCGATGGTCCGGGGTTCAGCCTCAATCGACCGTTATTCGAGGGCTACCTGGACGCCCTGAAACTTTTGGAGAGGGACTATTCCATCGGTGGGAACGTCGAACCAGGCCAGCTTCTGAGGATGCCTGGAATGTTGGCCCGGGAGTCCGCCCCTATTTCGGATGAACAGCTGGCCGTGCTCGAGGTGGGAGTCGCGAGCGCCGTCGCCCAGGCCCTGAGCGACCTTGAGACCATGCGGAGCGCGGAAGGCCAGGTTCTGGTGGCCGAAATCCGGCGGCGCCTGGACGCCATACAGACGGAGGTCCGAACGATCGAGACTCAGTCGGAAGGACTGTTGGAACTGCATCGAGAGCGATTGAGGACTCGCATGGAAACCATCCTGGCGGAAGTCGACATCGACCCTGCCCGTCTGCTTCAAGAGGCGGCTCACCAGGCCGACCGCGGAGATATCAGAGAGGAAGTGTCGCGACTGATCAGCCATGGAGCGCAGTGTCGAGCCCTGTTGTCCGGCTCACGCGAAGTGGGCAAAAAGATCGATTTCATGATGCAGGAAATGAACCGCGAGGCAAACACGATCCTGTCCAAGAATGCCGGCTTGGCGGACCGCCGCCTGGATATCACCAACGCAGCCATCACTATCAAAACCGAAGTCGAAAAAATTCGTGAGCAGATCCAGAATGTGGAATAA
- the gmk gene encoding guanylate kinase encodes MKTKGQIYIVSAPSGSGKTTLLRKLLKEDGRLRFSVSYTTRRPRGRERNGREYFFVSETEFEAMIDLGQFLEHARVFGNYYGTSRQYVEECIAAGTDLLLDIDTDGAAQVRRQLPEAVTIFIMPPSFQALKQRLEQRHLDSAETIRQRLDWASREEIHQFRHYDYVVVNDLLSRSHDLLRSIVLAERCRRDRSLEQIETILKSFGGDSIDR; translated from the coding sequence ATGAAGACAAAGGGACAGATCTATATCGTGTCGGCTCCATCCGGATCGGGCAAGACCACGCTGCTAAGGAAACTCCTGAAGGAAGATGGGCGATTGCGCTTCTCCGTGTCCTACACCACCCGAAGGCCGAGAGGCCGGGAGCGTAACGGCAGGGAGTATTTCTTCGTGAGCGAGACGGAATTTGAAGCCATGATCGACCTCGGTCAGTTCCTCGAGCACGCCAGGGTCTTCGGCAACTATTACGGAACGTCGCGGCAGTATGTGGAGGAATGCATCGCCGCCGGCACCGATCTGCTCCTGGACATCGACACCGACGGGGCTGCTCAGGTAAGAAGGCAACTGCCGGAGGCCGTAACCATCTTCATCATGCCTCCATCGTTCCAGGCGCTCAAACAACGCCTGGAACAACGCCATCTCGACAGTGCCGAGACCATCCGGCAGCGCCTGGATTGGGCGAGCCGGGAAGAGATCCATCAATTTCGACACTACGACTACGTGGTGGTCAACGACCTGCTCAGCAGGTCGCACGACCTGCTTCGCTCAATTGTCCTGGCGGAAAGATGCCGTCGAGACCGATCGCTTGAACAGATCGAAACCATCCTGAAATCCTTTGGAGGAGATTCCATTGACCGATAA
- the rpoZ gene encoding DNA-directed RNA polymerase subunit omega encodes MTDNIGEIDSKFRYIIVAAKRTRQLQGGSTPLVKGLSKKFTRIAQEEVAAGMVNFEIVGSEPQDEDEAMPIVVGPVPH; translated from the coding sequence TTGACCGATAACATCGGAGAAATCGACAGCAAATTTCGATACATTATCGTGGCGGCCAAGCGGACCCGGCAACTACAGGGTGGTTCCACCCCTCTGGTTAAGGGCCTTTCGAAAAAATTCACCCGGATTGCCCAGGAGGAAGTCGCCGCGGGCATGGTGAACTTTGAGATCGTCGGGAGCGAACCCCAGGATGAAGACGAGGCCATGCCGATCGTGGTCGGCCCGGTTCCCCATTGA
- the coaBC gene encoding bifunctional phosphopantothenoylcysteine decarboxylase/phosphopantothenate--cysteine ligase CoaBC, translating into MNSSLIVLGVTGCIAAYKSAELLRLLQKQGYEVQVVLTEHARNFVTPMTLAALSRRRVITSLYEQEQQSEGPQEVSIEHVQLPQAASALVVAPATANCLAKFAGGIADDFLSTLYLATTGPVVVAPAMNVHMWNHPSVKENVERLRSRGVILVDPEEGYLAEGIEGKGRMADPETIVGVVAKAARGTRDLAGETVLVTAGPTCEDIDPVRYLSNRSSGKMGYEIAAAAQARGATTILVSGPTQLPPPGEVRCLRVRSAEEMRSRVMHHFSEATIVIKAAAVADFKPASRSGQKLKKGQAPPCLSLVPTPDILAELSGHKQGQILVGFAAETERVLENARTKLVAKKLDLLVVNDVTQEGAGFDGDTNVVTMLTAEGSEIPLGKRSKREIAHSILDQVIALKKHHA; encoded by the coding sequence ATGAACTCGAGCCTGATTGTCTTGGGTGTCACCGGGTGTATTGCCGCCTACAAGTCCGCAGAACTTCTTCGTCTGCTTCAGAAGCAAGGCTATGAAGTACAGGTGGTCCTTACCGAGCACGCCCGGAATTTCGTCACCCCGATGACTCTGGCGGCCTTGAGCCGGCGTCGAGTCATCACGAGCCTGTATGAACAGGAACAACAGTCCGAGGGACCTCAAGAGGTCTCCATTGAGCACGTTCAGCTTCCCCAGGCTGCCAGCGCGCTTGTGGTGGCGCCCGCCACAGCCAACTGTCTGGCCAAGTTTGCCGGCGGCATCGCCGACGATTTCCTTTCGACCCTTTACCTGGCGACCACCGGTCCGGTGGTTGTGGCCCCCGCCATGAACGTCCATATGTGGAACCATCCGTCGGTGAAGGAAAATGTAGAGCGGCTTCGCTCTCGGGGAGTGATCCTGGTCGATCCGGAAGAGGGCTACCTGGCCGAGGGAATCGAAGGCAAGGGTCGAATGGCCGACCCGGAAACCATTGTGGGAGTCGTGGCGAAGGCTGCTCGAGGCACCCGGGATCTGGCCGGAGAGACTGTTCTGGTCACGGCTGGTCCCACCTGCGAGGACATCGACCCGGTCAGATACCTGAGCAATCGGTCCTCCGGCAAAATGGGTTACGAGATCGCCGCCGCAGCCCAGGCTCGCGGGGCCACAACCATTTTGGTCAGTGGCCCGACCCAGCTTCCGCCACCCGGCGAGGTTCGATGTCTCAGGGTGCGTTCCGCGGAGGAAATGAGATCCCGGGTGATGCACCATTTTTCGGAGGCCACCATCGTGATCAAGGCGGCTGCCGTAGCCGACTTCAAACCCGCCAGCCGGTCCGGACAGAAGTTGAAGAAAGGACAGGCCCCCCCATGCCTGTCACTCGTCCCGACTCCCGACATCCTGGCCGAGTTGTCCGGCCACAAGCAGGGTCAGATTCTGGTGGGATTTGCTGCTGAAACCGAGCGGGTTCTGGAAAATGCCCGGACAAAATTGGTAGCCAAGAAACTGGACCTCCTGGTGGTGAACGACGTCACTCAGGAGGGAGCCGGTTTTGACGGAGACACCAACGTGGTTACCATGCTCACGGCCGAGGGTTCGGAAATCCCACTGGGGAAGCGGTCCAAACGAGAGATTGCTCACTCTATCCTGGACCAGGTGATTGCCTTGAAGAAGCACCATGCCTGA
- a CDS encoding uracil-DNA glycosylase — translation MPDHPDPALLEQLKDYLKYYAESGIDRFDPKAVSGALRLAAAVRGERKSRAAGPQQPASSTQTSLFAESGPVSVPDSSLEEVRDDLGDCQRCKLCQDRTHIVFGAGNPQARLVFVGEGPGVEEDRQGLPFVGRAGQLLTRMIEAIQMSRDEVYICNVVKCRPPGNRTPQEDEITACSPFLVRQLAVLQPEVICCLGLTAAQTLLQVRTPIGRLRGRIHSFHGARLVATYHPAYLLRNPAAKRVVWEDLKRIRSLLSPP, via the coding sequence ATGCCTGACCATCCCGATCCTGCCCTGCTGGAACAACTGAAAGATTACCTGAAGTATTACGCGGAAAGCGGGATCGACCGTTTCGATCCGAAAGCCGTGAGCGGAGCGCTCAGACTGGCGGCAGCCGTGCGCGGCGAAAGAAAGAGCCGTGCTGCCGGTCCGCAGCAACCCGCTTCTTCGACCCAGACTTCCCTGTTCGCCGAGTCCGGCCCGGTAAGCGTGCCAGACTCCTCCCTGGAAGAAGTCCGTGATGACCTGGGGGACTGCCAAAGGTGCAAGCTGTGTCAGGACCGCACCCACATCGTGTTCGGAGCCGGCAACCCTCAGGCCCGACTGGTTTTTGTCGGCGAGGGACCCGGAGTTGAAGAGGACCGGCAGGGCCTGCCTTTCGTTGGACGGGCGGGGCAACTGCTGACCAGGATGATCGAAGCCATACAGATGAGTCGGGATGAGGTCTACATCTGCAACGTGGTCAAATGCCGGCCGCCCGGGAACCGCACGCCCCAGGAAGATGAAATCACCGCCTGTTCGCCGTTTCTGGTGCGACAGCTTGCGGTCTTGCAGCCCGAGGTGATTTGTTGCCTCGGCCTGACCGCGGCCCAGACCCTCTTGCAGGTCAGGACCCCGATAGGCCGACTCCGCGGAAGGATTCACTCCTTCCATGGGGCCCGACTGGTGGCCACCTATCACCCGGCCTACCTGCTGAGAAATCCGGCCGCCAAGCGGGTTGTTTGGGAAGACCTCAAGCGGATACGGTCCCTGTTGTCACCCCCGTAG
- the fusA gene encoding elongation factor G, whose translation MKVYSPADIRNVAVAGHGSSGKTSLVAGCLYCAGVGNRLGRVDEGTTLTDYDPEEIERKISTSTGIAFMERGKTKVNLLDTPGKGIFIQDARNSMRVAEAALIVVDAVAGVEVQTEKVFQFANEFDLPVAFVLNKLDRENADFERGMSLLQEQFGRAVIPMQIPIGSEKSFSGVIDLVELKACRYDPNGDGKGTPIEIPESLKEAAEQGHETIVEMVAEGDDQLMEQFFDQGTIPNEDLVPGLKRAIAERLIFPVYCYSALLNVGSGDLVNALVNYLPSPDQSKLRFGGNGEASSQSQGKENEPVSAYVFKTVADPFAGRLSYLKVASGVIENDATLSNVNQGLSERLSHLSVPQGKSAVEVSRLFPGDIGVVAKLKDTVTGNTLGDKDHPVLYDNLNFPEPLISFAVAPKSRGDEDKISNALHKILEEDPTLRFGRDQQTNEMLLSGMGQLHIEIIVSRLKNRFSVDVGLKPPKIPYRETIRGRADVQGRHKKQSGGHGQYGDCKIRMEPLARGEEFEFVNEIFGGAIPRNYIPAVEKGILESASRGYLAGYPVVDFKVTLYDGSYHDVDSSELAFKIAGSLAFKKAMEQASAALLEPIMNVEVYAPEAYAGDLMGDLNSRRGRVQGMDSRPGSQIIKAQVPMAEMLSYAPTLTSMTQGRGDYTMEFSHYEIVPAQISDKIIEQAKAADDKEQSE comes from the coding sequence ATGAAGGTCTATTCGCCTGCGGATATTCGCAACGTTGCCGTGGCGGGACACGGGTCCTCCGGGAAGACTTCCCTGGTGGCCGGTTGTCTCTACTGCGCCGGTGTCGGCAATCGGCTGGGACGGGTCGACGAGGGCACCACCCTTACCGACTATGATCCGGAGGAGATCGAACGAAAAATCAGCACCTCCACCGGCATCGCCTTTATGGAACGAGGCAAGACCAAGGTCAACCTTCTGGACACACCGGGAAAAGGCATCTTTATTCAAGACGCTCGCAACAGCATGCGAGTCGCCGAGGCTGCGTTGATCGTCGTCGATGCTGTAGCCGGGGTCGAGGTCCAGACCGAGAAGGTATTTCAGTTCGCCAACGAGTTCGATCTGCCAGTTGCCTTTGTCCTGAACAAGCTCGATCGAGAGAACGCGGATTTCGAACGTGGGATGTCTCTACTGCAGGAACAATTCGGCCGCGCAGTCATTCCGATGCAGATCCCTATCGGCAGTGAAAAGAGCTTTAGTGGAGTCATCGATCTGGTTGAATTGAAAGCTTGCCGATATGACCCCAATGGCGATGGCAAAGGAACCCCGATCGAAATTCCCGAATCCCTCAAGGAAGCTGCCGAACAGGGGCATGAGACGATTGTGGAGATGGTTGCGGAAGGTGACGACCAGTTGATGGAGCAGTTTTTTGATCAGGGCACCATTCCGAACGAGGATCTGGTTCCGGGGTTGAAGCGCGCCATCGCGGAGCGACTTATTTTCCCTGTCTACTGCTATTCGGCTCTCCTGAACGTGGGGTCCGGTGACCTGGTGAACGCCCTCGTCAACTATCTGCCTTCCCCCGACCAATCGAAACTCCGATTCGGAGGCAACGGGGAGGCCTCCAGCCAAAGTCAGGGAAAGGAGAATGAACCCGTCTCGGCTTATGTCTTCAAGACGGTTGCGGACCCCTTCGCGGGAAGACTCTCCTATCTAAAAGTGGCTTCAGGAGTTATTGAAAACGACGCCACGCTGTCCAACGTCAACCAGGGACTCTCGGAGAGACTCTCCCACCTGTCCGTCCCTCAAGGCAAGTCCGCCGTGGAAGTCTCCAGGCTGTTTCCCGGAGATATCGGTGTGGTGGCAAAACTCAAGGACACAGTCACCGGAAACACCCTGGGGGACAAAGACCACCCGGTCCTTTACGACAATCTGAATTTCCCGGAACCGCTGATCTCTTTCGCCGTGGCACCCAAGTCGCGGGGAGACGAGGACAAGATCAGCAACGCGCTCCACAAGATTTTGGAAGAAGATCCGACTTTGCGCTTCGGCCGGGATCAGCAGACCAACGAGATGCTGCTGTCGGGCATGGGGCAGCTACACATCGAGATTATCGTGTCACGCTTGAAAAATCGGTTTTCCGTAGACGTCGGGTTGAAGCCACCCAAGATCCCCTACCGTGAAACCATTCGAGGAAGGGCGGATGTCCAGGGCAGACACAAGAAGCAGTCGGGTGGACACGGGCAATACGGAGACTGCAAGATCCGCATGGAGCCCCTGGCTCGCGGAGAAGAATTTGAATTCGTGAACGAAATCTTTGGAGGGGCCATCCCCAGGAACTACATCCCGGCTGTCGAGAAAGGAATCCTGGAATCAGCCTCTCGCGGCTACCTGGCGGGATATCCGGTGGTCGATTTCAAGGTAACGCTCTATGACGGTTCCTACCACGATGTGGATTCCTCGGAGCTTGCGTTCAAAATAGCGGGATCGCTGGCATTCAAGAAAGCCATGGAGCAAGCTTCGGCAGCCCTGCTGGAACCGATCATGAATGTGGAAGTCTACGCGCCGGAGGCCTATGCCGGCGATTTGATGGGAGACCTGAATTCCCGGCGCGGCAGGGTGCAAGGAATGGACTCACGTCCAGGCTCGCAGATCATCAAGGCCCAGGTACCGATGGCCGAGATGCTCTCCTACGCGCCCACCCTCACCTCGATGACCCAGGGCCGCGGGGATTACACCATGGAGTTTTCCCACTACGAGATTGTGCCGGCTCAGATCTCGGACAAGATCATCGAGCAGGCCAAGGCCGCGGACGATAAGGAGCAGAGTGAGTGA
- the rpoC gene encoding DNA-directed RNA polymerase subunit beta', producing the protein MFGPNPHDRGNFTADFDSIRISLASPDTIRSWSKGEVTKPETINYRTFKPERDGLFCAKIFGPVTDWECLCGKYKRMKHRGVICDKCGVEVTLSKVRRERLGHIELASPCSHVWFFKGLPSRIGHLLDLSLRELERILYFEAYVVLDPGDTPLNEMEVLGEEKYRQMMEEYPGKFEALMGAEAIKQLLKQIDIEELSIDLRYRMKTETSQQKKLKFSKRLKVVDAFRKSGNKPEWMILDVIPVIPPELRPLVPLDGGRFATSDLNDLYRRVINRNNRLKKLIELHAPDVIVRNEKRMLQEAVDALFDNGRRGRVLRGANNRPLKSLSDTLKGKQGRFRQNLLGKRVDYSGRSVIVVGPDLKLHQCGLPKRMALELFKPFIFNRLEQDGHCTTIKAAKEMVEQQDPIVWDILEEVIREHPVLLNRAPTLHRLGIQAFEPVLVEGKAIQIHPLVCTAFNADFDGDQMAVHIPLSPEAQIEASVLMLSANNILSPSNGIPITVPSQDVVLGCYYLTMSKPGTRGEGRAFGSSEEVLLALEMGEVETLTPIRFRCSGEVIDLSNAYDDQSVLHTEVITLKRDFINTTVGRVILNDHLPQALPFVNGLLKKKGLSQLVQYCYLRLGLEKTVQVLDEIKSLGFSYATKAGISIGVEDLLIPDAKSKLVDNAETEVLSVEEQYQEGAITKGERYNKVIEIWSDVTEKVADEMIHGIERKNQEGKEFNPIYIMADSGARGSKQQIRQLAGMRGLMAKPSGEIIETPIKANFREGLTVLQYFISTHGARKGLADTALKTADSGYLTRRLVDVAQDVIISEEDCGTLDGIWVGPIVESGEIIEPLRDRIVGRVSLEDIKDYEGNTIVGVNQEITENLASEIQGAGVERVKIRSVLTCETCRGVCVRCYGRNLGTGNMVELGEAVGVIAAQSIGEPGTQLTMRTFHIGGAASRVSEQSTLEARNGGLIRFINLSTVRNKQGDLVVMNRNGLIAVVDEKGREKERYSVVYGAKIKVEEDQAVRVGEELVEWDPYTYAILTESGGFIQFRDLLEGVTMEEEVDEVTSLSHWMVTESQDEKRQPQILIKNSDGKGGAKARTVKKYLMPSRAHLMVVDGEEVHPGDILAKIPRETTKTKDITGGLPRVVELFEARKPKETAVITEIDGVVKYGDISKGTRKISVTSDNGMEREYSLPRGVHINVQEGDSVRAGEPLMDGPRNPHDILAVLGEKELQSYLVNEIQEVYRLQGVNINDKHIEVIVRQMMRWVKIEDVGDTEFLLEEQVDKFRFQEENERTIAADGKPAEGRPLLLGITKASLSTDSFISAASFQETTRVLTEASISGKVDYLRGLKENVIMGRLIPAGTGMDYYRNVRLQSDVPEEPEMEADGEVEEERPTYVEVAVRDHVTT; encoded by the coding sequence GTGTTTGGACCAAACCCTCATGACAGGGGAAACTTCACCGCTGATTTTGACAGCATCCGGATCAGCCTGGCTTCGCCGGACACGATCCGTTCCTGGTCCAAGGGTGAAGTCACCAAACCTGAGACCATCAACTACCGGACCTTCAAGCCGGAGCGGGACGGTCTGTTCTGTGCCAAGATCTTTGGTCCCGTCACCGATTGGGAGTGCCTTTGCGGGAAGTACAAGAGGATGAAGCATCGGGGAGTCATCTGCGACAAGTGCGGGGTCGAGGTCACTCTGTCCAAGGTTCGGCGGGAGCGTCTCGGTCACATTGAATTGGCCAGCCCCTGCTCCCATGTCTGGTTCTTCAAGGGTTTGCCGAGTCGAATCGGACACCTGCTGGATCTGAGCCTGAGAGAGCTGGAGCGGATCCTCTATTTCGAGGCTTACGTGGTTCTGGATCCCGGCGACACTCCCCTGAACGAAATGGAAGTCCTCGGCGAAGAGAAGTATCGACAAATGATGGAGGAGTATCCGGGGAAGTTCGAGGCCTTGATGGGCGCCGAGGCGATCAAGCAGCTCCTGAAGCAGATCGACATCGAGGAACTGTCCATCGATCTCCGCTATCGAATGAAGACCGAGACGTCCCAGCAGAAGAAGCTCAAGTTCTCCAAACGCCTCAAGGTCGTGGATGCCTTCAGGAAATCTGGGAACAAGCCGGAGTGGATGATCCTGGACGTGATTCCGGTGATCCCTCCGGAGCTCCGCCCGCTGGTGCCCCTGGATGGAGGGCGTTTCGCCACTTCCGATCTGAATGATCTCTACCGCCGGGTGATCAATCGCAACAATCGGTTGAAAAAGCTAATCGAGTTGCACGCGCCCGACGTGATTGTTCGCAACGAGAAGCGAATGCTCCAGGAAGCCGTGGATGCGCTCTTTGACAACGGCCGGAGGGGGCGCGTGCTGCGCGGCGCCAACAATCGCCCCCTGAAGTCCCTCTCGGACACTCTGAAGGGCAAACAGGGACGCTTCCGCCAGAACCTGCTGGGAAAGCGTGTGGACTACTCCGGACGCTCGGTGATCGTGGTGGGGCCCGACCTGAAGTTGCACCAGTGCGGACTCCCGAAACGGATGGCGCTGGAGCTCTTCAAGCCCTTTATCTTCAACAGGCTGGAACAGGACGGGCACTGCACCACCATTAAGGCCGCCAAAGAGATGGTGGAGCAGCAGGACCCCATCGTGTGGGATATCCTGGAGGAAGTCATTCGGGAACATCCCGTTTTGCTCAATCGTGCGCCCACCCTGCACCGACTGGGGATACAGGCCTTTGAGCCCGTTCTGGTCGAGGGGAAGGCCATCCAGATCCATCCGTTGGTGTGTACGGCCTTCAACGCCGACTTCGACGGGGATCAGATGGCAGTTCACATCCCCCTGTCGCCGGAAGCCCAGATCGAAGCTTCGGTTCTGATGCTTTCAGCCAATAACATCTTGTCGCCCTCGAACGGTATCCCGATCACCGTTCCCTCCCAGGACGTGGTTCTGGGATGTTATTACCTGACCATGTCCAAACCGGGGACCCGGGGAGAGGGACGAGCATTCGGCAGCAGTGAGGAGGTATTGCTGGCCCTGGAGATGGGTGAAGTGGAGACCCTCACGCCCATTCGTTTTCGCTGCAGCGGGGAAGTGATTGACCTCAGCAATGCCTATGACGACCAGAGCGTCCTGCACACCGAGGTCATCACCCTGAAGCGAGATTTCATCAATACGACCGTGGGACGGGTCATCCTCAACGATCATCTTCCCCAGGCTCTGCCGTTCGTGAACGGGCTGCTCAAGAAAAAGGGCTTGTCCCAACTGGTGCAGTATTGCTATTTGAGACTGGGCCTGGAGAAGACCGTGCAGGTGCTGGACGAAATCAAGTCCCTTGGATTCTCCTACGCCACCAAGGCCGGAATTTCCATTGGGGTCGAGGACTTGCTCATTCCGGATGCAAAATCCAAGCTGGTGGACAATGCTGAAACAGAGGTTCTCAGCGTCGAGGAACAGTATCAGGAAGGGGCCATCACCAAAGGAGAGCGCTACAACAAGGTGATCGAAATCTGGTCGGACGTCACCGAGAAGGTTGCCGACGAGATGATTCACGGAATCGAACGCAAGAACCAGGAAGGAAAGGAGTTCAATCCCATTTACATCATGGCGGATTCCGGGGCTCGAGGCTCCAAACAGCAGATCCGTCAGTTGGCGGGGATGCGTGGCCTGATGGCCAAACCCTCGGGCGAGATCATCGAAACCCCGATCAAGGCCAATTTCCGGGAGGGATTGACCGTGTTGCAGTACTTCATCTCGACCCATGGGGCTCGGAAGGGGTTGGCCGACACTGCCCTGAAGACAGCTGACTCGGGGTACCTCACCCGGCGGTTGGTCGATGTGGCCCAGGACGTGATTATTTCGGAGGAAGACTGCGGAACGTTGGACGGTATTTGGGTTGGACCCATCGTGGAAAGCGGTGAAATCATTGAGCCGCTCCGGGATCGAATCGTGGGGCGAGTTTCGTTGGAGGATATCAAGGACTACGAGGGCAACACCATTGTCGGCGTCAACCAGGAGATTACCGAGAACCTGGCCAGCGAGATTCAAGGGGCAGGGGTGGAACGGGTCAAGATCCGGTCGGTGCTCACCTGCGAAACCTGTCGGGGCGTGTGCGTGAGGTGTTACGGCCGCAATCTGGGGACCGGGAACATGGTTGAGTTGGGTGAAGCCGTGGGAGTCATTGCGGCTCAATCCATCGGAGAGCCGGGTACTCAGTTGACCATGCGTACCTTCCACATCGGTGGCGCCGCCAGTCGGGTTTCGGAGCAGTCCACGCTGGAAGCCCGGAACGGCGGGTTGATTCGTTTCATCAATCTGTCCACGGTGCGCAACAAGCAAGGGGATCTGGTCGTCATGAATCGCAATGGCCTGATCGCCGTTGTGGATGAAAAGGGCCGCGAGAAAGAACGCTATTCGGTAGTGTACGGCGCCAAGATAAAGGTCGAAGAAGATCAGGCCGTGCGTGTCGGGGAAGAACTGGTGGAGTGGGACCCCTATACCTATGCCATTCTGACCGAATCGGGCGGTTTCATCCAGTTCAGGGATCTGTTGGAAGGTGTGACCATGGAGGAGGAAGTGGATGAGGTCACCAGCCTGTCCCATTGGATGGTGACCGAGTCTCAGGATGAGAAGCGACAGCCTCAGATTTTGATCAAGAATAGCGACGGCAAGGGTGGGGCCAAGGCGCGGACGGTGAAGAAATATCTCATGCCTTCCCGAGCCCATCTGATGGTGGTCGACGGCGAAGAGGTGCACCCCGGCGACATCCTGGCCAAGATTCCCAGGGAAACGACCAAGACGAAGGATATTACCGGGGGATTACCCCGTGTGGTGGAGTTGTTTGAGGCTCGCAAACCCAAGGAAACTGCTGTCATCACCGAGATCGATGGGGTGGTGAAGTATGGCGACATCTCAAAGGGGACTCGCAAGATTTCAGTAACCAGCGACAACGGGATGGAGCGGGAGTACTCCTTGCCTCGAGGCGTTCACATCAACGTGCAGGAGGGGGATTCGGTCCGAGCCGGGGAGCCTCTCATGGATGGCCCCCGAAACCCGCACGATATTCTGGCCGTGCTTGGAGAAAAGGAACTGCAGTCCTACCTGGTCAATGAGATCCAGGAGGTCTACCGGTTGCAGGGCGTCAATATCAACGACAAGCATATCGAAGTGATTGTTCGCCAGATGATGCGCTGGGTAAAGATCGAGGACGTCGGCGATACGGAGTTTCTGCTGGAGGAGCAGGTGGATAAATTCCGCTTTCAGGAGGAGAACGAACGAACCATCGCGGCTGACGGCAAGCCTGCCGAGGGGCGCCCCCTGCTGTTGGGGATTACCAAGGCTTCGCTTTCAACCGACTCGTTTATTTCGGCGGCTTCCTTCCAGGAGACCACCCGGGTCCTGACCGAGGCCTCCATCAGCGGAAAGGTAGACTACCTGCGGGGCCTGAAGGAAAATGTCATCATGGGGCGGCTGATTCCTGCAGGGACGGGGATGGACTACTACCGGAACGTAAGACTGCAGTCCGATGTCCCTGAGGAGCCGGAGATGGAAGCAGACGGTGAAGTCGAGGAGGAAAGGCCCACCTATGTTGAAGTAGCGGTCAGGGATCATGTAACGACCTAG